One genomic window of Oncorhynchus clarkii lewisi isolate Uvic-CL-2024 chromosome 5, UVic_Ocla_1.0, whole genome shotgun sequence includes the following:
- the LOC139409160 gene encoding cyclic AMP-responsive element-binding protein 3-like protein 3-B, with protein MMDHYSDQGCDGIELLDLLFDQNDGILRHEEMGHHGNHAWPIHKPNMLRPTKLQGEDFLNTLLSDSVSGSPLWSPSPSDSGISEDPHSDQMDSPKRPESPPTEPHFLPSQPHTRAALDTDFSININGWDSGFYPGRTDGTKCSSDVHKTQLTSSFPLTVKELLLSGTSELPPQQSQQSFQELILNEDEKKLLAKEGVTLPSQLPLTKYEERILKKIRRKIRNKQSAQESRKKKKEYIDGLESRMTTCNTHNQELQRKVFQLEKCNTSLMEQLRRMQTLVMNGSKKAAQAGTCVLVLLLSFSLILFPNLKPFSEPKVSQGGDFSPVRVQSRSLHNLQSSRVLHVIDQPYHTADDEPKSPHHHFPGDQGVNEMTSLLGKLGTGDGSQGLSNLDPMSPNNSLDEQAHFHGDPITGHIATVTLNPHRRATLRPHADDM; from the exons ATGATGGACCACTACTCAGACCAG GGTTGCGACGGGATTGAGCTGCTTGATTTGCTGTTTGATCAGAACGATGGCATCCTCCGTCACGAGGAGATGGGGCACCATGGGAACCATGCCTGGCCTATTCACAAGCCAAAC ATGCTGCGTCCAACAAAGCTACAGGGCGAGGACTTCTTGAACACCCTCCTGAGTGACTCGGTTTCGGGGTCACCCCTATGGTCTCCCTCTCCCAGTGACAGTGGAATCAGTGAGGACCCCCACTCCGATCAGATGGACAGCCCCAAGCGCCCTGAGAGTCCTCCCACAGAGCCCCATTTCCTCCCCTCTCAGCCACACACCAGGGCCGCCCTGGACACAGACTTCTCCATTAATATCA ATGGCTGGGACTCAGGCTTCTACCCAGGAAGGACTGATGGGACAAAGTGTTCCTCTGATGTACACAAAACCCAGCTGACCTCTAGCTTTCCCCTCACTGTCAAGGAGCTACTGCTCTCTGGTACATCTGAGCTG CCCCCACAGCAGTCCCAGCAGTCCTTCCAAGAGTTGATTCTCAATGAGGACGAGAAAAAGCTGCTGGCCAAGGAGGGGGTGACTCTGCCTAGCCAACTACCCCTCACCAAG TATGAGGAGAGGATTCTGAAGAAAATTCGCAGAAAAATCCGGAACAAGCAGTCGGCCCAAGAGAGCAGGAAGAAGAAAAAGGAATATATTGATGGTCTGGAGAGCAG GATGACAACCTGCAACACACACAACCAGGagctgcagaggaaggtgttccaGTTGGAGAAATGCAACAC GTCTCTGATGGAGCAGCTGCGTAGGATGCAGACTCTGGTAATGAACGGCTCTAAAAAGGCCGCCCAGGCTGGGACCTGCGTTCTG GTGCTGCTCCTGTCCTTCTCCCTCATCCTCTTCCCAAACCTGAAACCTTTCTCCGAGCCCAAGGTCAGCCAAGGAGGGGACTTCAGCCCAGTGAGAG TACAGTCACGATCCCTGCACAACCTCCAGTCTTCCAGAGTGCTGCATGTCATTGACCAGCCGTATCATACTGCCGACGACGAGCCCAAGTCTCCGCACCACCATTTCCCAGGAGACCAGGGGGTAAATGAGATGACCTCTCTGCTAGGTAAGCTGGGCACCGGTGACGGCAGCCAGGGGCTGTCCAATCTCGACCCCATGTCTCCCAACAATAGCCTGGATGAGCAAGCCCATTTCCACGGGGACCCCATTACCGGCCACATAGCTACAGTGACCTTGAATCCACACCGCAGAGCCACACTACGCCCACATGCTGATGACATGTGA